A window from Physeter macrocephalus isolate SW-GA chromosome 11, ASM283717v5, whole genome shotgun sequence encodes these proteins:
- the LOC102984706 gene encoding LOW QUALITY PROTEIN: probable global transcription activator SNF2L2 (The sequence of the model RefSeq protein was modified relative to this genomic sequence to represent the inferred CDS: inserted 2 bases in 2 codons; substituted 3 bases at 3 genomic stop codons), whose protein sequence is MRYSARGSQSYYTVAHAISERVEKQSALLINGTLKHYQLQGLEWMVSLYNNNLNRIFTDEMGLRKTIQTIALITYLMEHKRLNGPYLIIVPLSXSNWTYEFDKWVPSVVKISYKGTLAMHHSLVPKLWNGKFNVLLTTYEYIXKDKHILEKTQWKYIIVDEGHRMKNHHCKLTQVLNTHYVAPRRILLTGTPLQNKFPELWALLNFLLPTIFKSCSTFEQWFNAPFAMTGERVDLNEEETILIIRHLHKVLRPFLLRRLKKEIESQFPEKVEYVIKCDMSALQKILYHHMQAKGILLTDGLEKDKKGKGGAKTLMNTIMQLRKICNHPYMFQHIEESFPEHLGYSNGVINGAELYRASXKFELLDLILPKLRATNHRVLLFCXLTSLMTIMEDYFAFRNFLYLHLDGTTNSXDHAALLKKFNEPLSQYFIFLLSTRAGGLGLNLQAADTMVIFDSDWNPHQDLQAQDRAHCIGQQNDVRVLRLFTVNSVEAKILAAAKYKLNVDHKVIWAGMFYQKSSSHERRAFRQAVLKHGEENEEEDEVPDDETLNQMIARREEEFGLFMRMDMDQRREDARNPKRKPRLMEEDELPSWIIKDDAMERLMCEEEEEKIFGRGSRQRQDLDYSDALPEKQWLRATEDGNLEEMEEEVWLKKRKRRRNVDKDPIEDVEKAKKRRGRPPAEKLSPNPPKLTKQMNTIIDTVTNYKDRCNVEKVPSNSQVEIEGNSSGRQLSEVFIQLPSRKELPEHYELIRKPVDFKKHIKYYTNADLIQLIE, encoded by the exons ATGCGATACAGTGCCAGGGGCTCCCAGTCCTACTACACGGTGGCCCACGCCATCTCTGAGAGGGTGGAGAAACAGTCTGCCCTCCTCATCAATGGGACCCTGAAGCATTATCAGCTCCAGGGCCTGGAATGGATGGTTTCTCTGTATAATAACAATTTGAACAGAATCTTCACTGATGAAATGGGGCTGAGAAAGACCATACAGACCATTGCACTCATCACTTATCTGATGGAGCACAAAAGACTCAATGGCCCCTATCTCATCATTGTCCCCCTTT ATTCTAACTGGACGTATGAATTTGACAAATGGGTTCCTTCTGTGGTAAAAATTTCTTACAAGGGCACCCTTGCCATGCATCACTCCCTCGTCCCCAAGTTATGGAATGGCAAATTCAATGTCCTCCTGACTACTTATGAGTACA TTAAAGACAAGCACATTCTTGAAAAGACTCAGTGGAAATACATTATAGTGGACGAAGGCCACCGAATGAAGAATCACCACTGCAAGCTGACTCAGGTCCTGAACACTCACTACGTGGCCCCCAGAAGGATCCTCTTGACCGGGACCCCCCTGCAGAATAAGTTCCCGGAACTCTGGGCCCTCCTCAACTTCCTCCTTCCTACAATTTTTAAGAGCTGCAGCACGTTTGAGCAGTGGTTTAATGCTCCATTTGCCATGACTGGAGAGAGGGTGGActtaaatgaagaagaaactatATTGATCATCAGGCATCTGCATAAAGTGTTGAGACCATTTTTACTGAggagactgaagaaagaaattgaatccCAGTTTCCAGAAAAAGTTGAATATGTGATCAAGTGTGACATGTCAGCTCTGCAGAAGATTTTGTATCACCATATGCAAGCCAAAGGGATCCTCCTCACAGATGGTTTGGAGAAAGataagaagggaaaaggaggtgCTAAGACACTTATGAACACTATCATGCAGTTGAGAAAAATCTGCAATCATCCATATATGTTTCAgcacattgaagaatcctttcctGAACACCTGGGCTATTCAAATGGGGTCATCAATGGGGCTGAGCTGTATCGGGCCTCATGAAAGTTTGAGCTACTTGATCTTATCCTACCAAAATTGAGAGCGACTAATCACCGCGTCCTGCTTTTCTGCTAGCTGACATCTCTCATGACCATCATGGAGGATTACTTTGCTTTTCGGAACTTCCTTTACTTGCACCTTGATGGCACCACCAATTCTTAAGATCACGCTGCTTTGCTGAAGAAATTCAACGAACCTCTGTcccagtatttcattttcttgctgagCACAAGAGCTGGAGGCTTGGGCTTAAATCTCCAGGCAGCTGATACCATGGTCATTTTTGACAGCGACTGGAATCCTCATCAGGACCTGCAAGCACAAGACCGCGCTCACTGCATCGGCCAGCAGAACGACGTCCGCGTGCTGAGACTCTTCACTGTGAATAGTGTGGAGGCAAAGATCCTCGCAGCCGCAAAATACAAGCTGAATGTGGATCACAAAGTGATCTGGGCAGGCATGTTTTATCAGAAGTCTTCAAGCCACGAGCGGAGGGCATTCCGGCAAGCCGTACTGAAGCACggagaggaaaatgaggaagaagatgaAGTACCCGACGATGAGACTCTGAACCAAATGATCGCTCGACGAGAGGAGGAATTTGGTCTTTTTATGCGCATGGACATGGACCAGCGGAGGGAGGATGCCCGGAACCCAAAACGCAAGCCCCGCTTGATGGAGGAAGATGAGCTGCCCTCCTGGATTATTAAAGATGATGCGATGGAACGGCTGATGtgtgaagaagaggaggagaagatcTTCGGGAGGGGGTCTCGCCAGCGCCAGGACCTGGACTACAGCGACGCCCTCCCAGAGAAGCAGTGGCTTAGGGCCACTGAAGACGGCAatttggaagaaatggaagaggaagTATGgcttaagaagagaaaaagacgaAGAAATGTGGATAAAGATCCTATAGAAGATGTGGAAAAGGCCAAGAAGAGGAGAGGTCGCCCTCCAGCTGAGAAACTGTCACCGAATCCTCCTAAACTGACAAAGCAGATGAACACTATCATTGATACTGTGACAAACTACAAAGACAGGTGTAACGTGGAGAAGGTGCCCAGTAATTCTCAGgtggaaatagaaggaaacagcTCAGGGCGACAGCTCAGTGAAGTCTTCATTCAGTTACCTTCAAGAAAAGAATTACCAGAACACTATGAATTAATTAGGAAACCTGTGGATTTCAAAAAACATATAAAGTATTATACTAATGCTGACCTCATACAATTAATTG AATGA
- the LOC112061887 gene encoding LOW QUALITY PROTEIN: probable global transcription activator SNF2L2 (The sequence of the model RefSeq protein was modified relative to this genomic sequence to represent the inferred CDS: substituted 3 bases at 3 genomic stop codons): MICQIRWKYMIVDEGHRMKNHHCKLTQVLNTHYVAPRRILLTGTPLQNKFPELWALLNFLLPTIFKSCSTFEQWFNAPFAMTGERVDLNEEETILIIRHLHKVLRPFLLRRLKKEIESQFPEKVEYVIKCDMSALQKILYHHMQAKGILLTDGLEKDKKGKGGAKTLMNTIMQLRKICNHPYMFQHIEESFPEHLGYSNGVINGAELYRASXKFELLDLILPKLRATNHRVLLFCXLTSLMTIMEDYFAFRNFLYLHLDGTTNSXDHAALLKKFNEPLSQYFIFLLSTRAGGLGLNLQAADTMVIFDSDWNPHQDLQAQDRAHCIGQQNDVRVLRLFTVNSVEEKILAAAKYKLNVDHKVIRAGMFYQKSSSHERRAFRQAVLKHGEENEEEDEVPDDETLNQMIARREEEFGLFMRMDMDQRREDARNPKRKPRLMEEDELPSWIIKDDAMERLMCEEEEEKIFGRGSRQRQDLDYSDALPEKQWLRATEEGNLEEMEEEVWLKKRKRRRNVDKDPIEDVEKAKKRRGRPPAEKLSPNPPKLTKQMNTIIDTVTNYKDRCNVEKVPSNSQVEIEGNSSGRQLSEVFIQLPSRKELPEHYELIRKPVDFKKHIKYYTNADLIQLIVLMFIADDSVTRPPDVVYHRPASTIWVTSVTSCTRDYGAREVNITSPLGSSFGQVIKPL, from the exons ATGATCTGTCAG ATTCGGTGGAAATATATGATAGTGGACGAAGGCCACCGAATGAAGAATCACCACTGCAAGCTGACTCAGGTCCTGAACACTCACTACGTGGCCCCCAGAAGGATCCTCTTGACCGGGACCCCCCTGCAGAATAAGTTCCCGGAACTCTGGGCCCTCCTCAACTTCCTCCTTCCTACAATTTTTAAGAGCTGCAGCACGTTTGAGCAGTGGTTTAATGCTCCATTTGCCATGACTGGAGAGAGGGTGGActtaaatgaagaagaaactatATTGATCATCAGGCATCTGCATAAAGTGTTGAGACCATTTTTACTGAggagactgaagaaagaaattgaatccCAGTTTCCAGAAAAAGTTGAATATGTGATCAAGTGTGACATGTCAGCTCTGCAGAAGATTTTGTATCACCATATGCAAGCCAAAGGGATCCTCCTCACAGATGGTTTGGAGAAAGataagaagggaaaaggaggtgCTAAGACACTTATGAACACTATCATGCAGTTGAGAAAAATCTGCAATCATCCATATATGTTTCAgcacattgaagaatcctttcctGAACACCTGGGCTATTCAAATGGGGTCATCAATGGGGCTGAGCTGTATCGGGCCTCATGAAAGTTTGAGCTACTTGATCTTATCCTACCAAAATTGAGAGCGACTAATCACCGCGTCCTGCTTTTCTGCTAGCTGACATCTCTCATGACCATCATGGAGGATTACTTTGCTTTTCGGAACTTCCTTTACTTGCACCTTGATGGCACCACCAATTCTTAAGATCACGCTGCTTTGCTGAAGAAATTCAACGAACCTCTGTcccagtatttcattttcttgctgagCACAAGAGCTGGAGGCTTGGGCTTAAATCTCCAGGCAGCTGATACCATGGTCATTTTTGACAGCGACTGGAATCCTCATCAGGACCTGCAAGCACAAGACCGCGCTCACTGCATCGGCCAGCAGAACGACGTCCGCGTGCTGAGACTCTTCACTGTGAATAGTGTGGAGGAAAAGATCCTCGCAGCCGCAAAATACAAGCTGAATGTGGATCACAAAGTGATCCGGGCAGGCATGTTTTATCAGAAGTCTTCAAGCCACGAGCGGAGGGCATTCCGGCAAGCCGTACTGAAGCACggagaggaaaatgaggaagaagatgaAGTACCCGACGATGAGACTCTGAACCAAATGATCGCTCGACGAGAGGAGGAATTTGGTCTTTTTATGCGCATGGACATGGACCAGCGGAGGGAGGATGCCCGGAACCCAAAACGCAAGCCCCGCTTGATGGAGGAAGATGAGCTGCCCTCCTGGATTATTAAAGATGATGCGATGGAACGGCTGATGtgtgaagaagaggaggagaagatcTTCGGGAGGGGGTCTCGCCAGCGCCAGGACCTGGACTACAGCGACGCCCTCCCAGAGAAGCAGTGGCTTAGGGCCACTGAAGAAGGCAatttggaagaaatggaagaggaagTATGgcttaagaagagaaaaagacgaAGAAATGTGGATAAAGATCCTATAGAAGATGTGGAAAAGGCCAAGAAGAGGAGAGGTCGCCCTCCAGCTGAGAAACTGTCACCGAATCCTCCTAAACTGACAAAGCAGATGAACACTATCATTGATACTGTGACAAACTACAAAGACAGGTGTAACGTGGAGAAGGTGCCCAGTAATTCTCAGgtggaaatagaaggaaacagcTCAGGGCGACAGCTCAGTGAAGTCTTCATTCAGTTACCTTCAAGAAAAGAATTACCAGAACACTATGAATTAATTAGGAAACCTGTGGATTTCAAAAAACATATAAAGTATTATACTAATGCTGACCTCATACAATTAATTG